The Eublepharis macularius isolate TG4126 chromosome 3, MPM_Emac_v1.0, whole genome shotgun sequence genome has a window encoding:
- the LOC129326594 gene encoding nucleoside hydrolase-like yields the protein MKKLLLIDVDCGVDDAQAIMMALASPSVEILGITCCYGNSLLENTCRNVLRVLQICNKLEIPVYPGAASPILGGPVLGSSFHGKDGLGDVPDPNAPGLELLQKEHAVLTILRIANERPGEVSLVATGPLTNLALAVEMDPTLPKKLKSVFIMGGNTESRGNTTVCGEFNFATDPEAAYIALNEYTCPIYIAAWEFTCSFPLSWEFYHEWVNQHTEKAKFMKKIFAHSLQMSKYLGENAGEKEWRSGFVSCDSYAMAAAIDENFITEVTEIGVSVELHGMLTRGMMVMDWTDKLKKENKDFVMKNCDLGKFQALMMAALQ from the exons ATGAAGAAACTCCTGCTGATTGATGTTGATTGTGGAGTCGATGATGCTCAAGCCATAATGATGGCTCTAGCATCTCCCAGTGTTGAAATCCTGGGAATTACTTGCTGTTATGGAAACAGTCTGTTGGAAAACACATGTCGAAATGTACTCCGTGTGTTACAAATTTGTAACAAGCTCGAG ATTCCAGTGTATCCTGGTGCTGCTTCTCCCATACTTGGTGGCCCTGTGCTTGGGTCTTCGTTTCATGGAAAAGATGGTTTGGGTGATGTACCAGATCCTAACGCTCCAGGATTAGAACTTCTTCAGAAAGAACATGCTGTGCTTACAATATTAAGAATAGCCAATGAGCGACCTGGTGAG GTCTCTCTGGTTGCTACTGGTCCCTTAACAAATTTAGCACTTGCAGTGGAAATGGATCCAACACTTCCAAAGAAACTTAAAAGTGTGTTCATCATGGGAGGAAATACTGAAT CCAGAGGAAATACTACAGTCTGTGGAGAATTCAATTTTGCAACTGATCCAGAAGCTGCATACATTGCCTTAAATGAGTATACCTGCCCAATTTATATTGCAGCATGGGAGTTCACATGTTCCTTCCCACTGTCCTGG GAATTCTACCATGAATGGGTTAATCAGCATACTGAGAAAGCCAAGTTCATGAAGAAGATATTTGCCCATTCTTTGCAAATGTCAAAATATCTTGGGGAAAATGCAGGTGAGAAAGAATGGAGATCAGGGTTCGTTTCTTGTGACTCCTATGCTATGGCTGCTGCAATCGATGAGAACTTTATCACAGAAGTCACAGAAATTGGTGTAAGCGTTGAGCTCCATGGTATGCTGACTAGAGGAATGATGGTAATGGATTGGACTGACAAactgaaaaaggaaaataaagacTTTGTCATGAAAAACTGTGATTTGGGGAAGTTTCAAGCACTTATGATGGCTGCTTTACAATAA